The sequence below is a genomic window from Dermacentor albipictus isolate Rhodes 1998 colony chromosome 2, USDA_Dalb.pri_finalv2, whole genome shotgun sequence.
TCGCGCAcctactttaaaattgattttgaaTGCATTATAAGCTATGTTCGTCGTTGATATTttgcagacgatgtgtgtgtgcccgcATAAATCGGTCTTGCGCGTTATCTCCACTTCTACATCTTGTATCATTACTGCTTTAAAGAAATGGTATGCGGGCATGCTGGCTGACATTGCTGTGGGGCAACATAAGCCCCAATAGTTGCAAACTAATAACACCATGTTTGCAGCTCCCACTTTCTCATTACTGTTGTGTTAGCTCACTGCACCACCGCTGCTTCCATCACAAATAGAAGTGTAACGAATAAAATTGCTAAAGACCTCACTTTTGGGGCTGCTTCAACGATCTATCCCAACTGAGAAATCCCGTATGCCCCGTGATTCCTATATCGAGTAATTCATTATGAAAGATATATGATCTGAATAGGAGCCAGTTTGTGCCATATGTGACACGGATGTACTGAATTTGGGAGTTAATTTTATTGATTGATTAATATCAGGGAATTTCGTAGGCGGACATCAACAACCGCTATTTGATAAGCAATAAGTAATACAAGGCATAACGCAAATATACTGAGGCatacgtgtttttttttagtaGAGGAATCGGGCCTGTTGTTACACTCAGCGCCAGTTTACTCACCTAATTCGGCCCCCGATTTGTGGATGATTTTCGTGTCATCACTGTTTCCAGGGACAGTGACACCACCGTTCTCGTTACTAGAGCTACTTCCATTTGCATTGCTGACGCCAGGCCTCGTGTTGAATCTGTTAGTACCAGCAGCAGTTCCTTCCTCGCTGCGAGCAGAGCCGGACGCATCAATCTTGCAAGCCTTTCCGTCAGTAGCTGCAGTGCCATTGGCCCCCGTAGCTGCAGTGCTAGCGCCTGACGCATCGCCACTGCCACTTACGCTTCCTGTACTGCTTCCATAGGTTGTGCTTGCAGCATTACCATGGGGACTGACATGTGCTTTCTGGTCATTTCCTCTAGAGTTCATTTCATTTCCTTTGTTGCTTTCAGGCTTTCTATCGACGTCATCGGAACCGGCAGCGCTCGCACCCTCTCTACCCTTTTCACCATCAGTTTCTCTGTTACTTGTTCCAGCGACAGTGTTATCACTGTCGAGATTATCAATGCCGCCTGATTTTACTGCGCTTTTGGTGGGGCCTGTGTTGATAGCACTTCCGCTAACGCCAGCCGCTTTATTAGCACGACTTCTGATACCCGCCTTTGCGCCTTCGGATGCAATCTGAATACCGGCATTCAAAGCAGTCATGCCTAATATAAGACCGACGCCAGGCGGCAAGCTAAAGCGGCTGCGGCGTCCCATGCCATTGCCGTAAAGAGGGTGGCCACCATACCCGTTCTTAATTCCAGGGCCTGCCCCAGCGTAGGCGTTCGGGCTGGCAAAACCAGTGGCGCTCGGTGTATATCCCACACCTCCACTGCCGCTGGTTCCTCCTAAACTTTGGGCGTCATTGATTTTTCCATTATTAGTAGCCTGAACTAAGCTATTATTGCGCCTTTTACGCAAAAACCATGGCAGGACGTTCAATTTGCTTTTCTTTCGCCCACCTTGTGCCTTTGCTCGGTGttttgctgctctttttgcacggAACCTGCTCAT
It includes:
- the LOC135901829 gene encoding probable GH family 25 lysozyme 3 isoform X1, which encodes MYTGRHLFTLLFYWIGAFYRTEAHYQSTLYCHRFIAPLIASVLSPCTFPCICLSPEGISAVIMLWEPDGTPCRVGHCKGGACLELRNFSRVRLHHHSRKEESNRVPIASSRDRNSSTSGITSVGSTSTAVIQEIATAERAGKLYVNRGKAIDTGVFPSSGGNVPERSMSRFRAKRAAKHRAKAQGGRKKSKLNVLPWFLRKRRNNSLVQATNNGKINDAQSLGGTSGSGGVGYTPSATGFASPNAYAGAGPGIKNGYGGHPLYGNGMGRRSRFSLPPGVGLILGMTALNAGIQIASEGAKAGIRSRANKAAGVSGSAINTGPTKSAVKSGGIDNLDSDNTVAGTSNRETDGEKGREGASAAGSDDVDRKPESNKGNEMNSRGNDQKAHVSPHGNAASTTYGSSTGSVSGSGDASGASTAATGANGTAATDGKACKIDASGSARSEEGTAAGTNRFNTRPGVSNANGSSSSNENGGVTVPGNSDDTKIIHKSGAELDPAKHPQTVTQIHVGRSTVSVTITSS